From the Ferrigenium kumadai genome, one window contains:
- a CDS encoding FAD:protein FMN transferase: MGYRGSGQPLRTLGRWLRHGVLSHPARIPYPAFHILVLAFCFLLTACGKEPFYQEQGYVFGTLVDVSIYGEDEARARAAVSDVMREFQRLHNMLHAWQPSELSELNAAFAKGERKAVSPELAAMLQDAARLSAQSGGLFDPAIGGLIEAWGFQADEFKPVQPDPKLIAQWVARNPQMSDIVIEQGQAWSKNKAVRLDLGGYAKGYALDRAAALLHERGIRNALVNIGGNILALGQHGKRPWRVGIQHPRKSGALASLELHDGEAIGTSGDYQRYFELDGKRYCHLIDPRNGYPVQGVQAVTILTRGPHAGVLSDAASKPLFLSGVSGWRAEARQMELPEAMLVDAQGGIHLTAALQKRLEFADKNVRAEVLP; this comes from the coding sequence ATGGGATACAGGGGAAGCGGTCAGCCACTCCGGACGTTGGGGAGATGGCTGCGCCATGGTGTGCTCAGCCATCCCGCCCGTATCCCGTATCCCGCATTCCATATCCTGGTTCTGGCTTTCTGTTTCCTGCTGACTGCCTGCGGCAAGGAGCCGTTTTACCAGGAGCAGGGCTATGTGTTCGGCACGCTGGTGGACGTCAGCATCTACGGCGAAGACGAGGCTCGGGCGCGCGCCGCGGTGAGCGACGTGATGCGCGAATTCCAGCGCCTGCACAACATGCTGCATGCCTGGCAGCCGAGCGAATTGAGCGAACTGAATGCGGCGTTCGCCAAGGGCGAGCGCAAGGCCGTCTCGCCGGAGCTGGCCGCCATGCTGCAGGATGCGGCGCGGCTCTCCGCGCAATCCGGCGGGCTGTTCGATCCGGCCATCGGCGGACTGATCGAGGCTTGGGGGTTCCAGGCCGACGAGTTCAAGCCGGTTCAGCCCGACCCAAAACTGATCGCGCAATGGGTCGCTCGCAACCCGCAGATGAGCGACATCGTCATCGAGCAGGGACAGGCATGGAGCAAGAACAAGGCGGTGCGCCTCGACTTGGGCGGTTACGCCAAGGGCTATGCGCTGGACCGTGCCGCCGCGCTGTTGCACGAACGCGGCATCCGCAACGCGCTGGTCAACATCGGCGGCAACATCCTCGCGCTGGGGCAGCACGGCAAGCGGCCGTGGCGCGTCGGCATCCAGCATCCGCGCAAATCCGGTGCGCTGGCGTCGCTGGAGCTGCACGACGGCGAGGCGATCGGTACCTCCGGCGATTACCAGCGCTACTTCGAGCTGGACGGAAAGCGCTATTGCCACCTGATCGACCCGCGCAACGGCTATCCGGTGCAGGGCGTGCAGGCCGTGACGATCCTGACGCGCGGGCCGCATGCCGGCGTGCTGTCCGATGCGGCGTCCAAGCCGCTTTTCCTCTCCGGCGTGAGCGGCTGGCGCGCCGAAGCGCGGCAGATGGAACTGCCCGAGGCGATGCTGGTGGATGCGCAGGGTGGCATCCATCTCACAGCCGCGCTGCAGAAACGGCTAGAATTCGCCGACAAGAACGTGCGGGCCGAGGTGCTGCCGTGA
- a CDS encoding tetratricopeptide repeat-containing response regulator: MAILLKQATALVIDDFQSMRSMLVGFLKAMEVASIDSAAHAKEALGLLATKKYDIVICDYSLGQGQNGQQILEEAKHKNYIGYSTIWVMVTAEKTMDMFMGAAETRPDDYLLKPITEAMLEARLNKLIEKKRSLEPVEKAVKSKDYQRAIALCDELLKKHTTGTQEIQRIKSDLLITTGDFSAAKAYFESILAVRSMPWAKTGLGKVHFLAKDFARAKEIFQEVLEENKMYLEAADWLSKTLDAMGDLEQAQNVLSKAMELSPNAVARQKNLADAAYKNGDLDLAQASYEKAIKIGQYSVYKSSSTYAGLAKVLTAKDDPEEALKVLDRTREEFKGDPEAALQTAVIEGMAYQKMGDPERAGEALAAAEELMRSQPAGVSAATTMDMANALFKLGKKDEACSLLENVVKNNHENAGIIKMVAAAFEDAGMGEEGGELIRKSSQEVVNINNQGVILANEGKFEEGIKLMRQALQNLPNNDLMLTNLCGMMIGLMSKKGKDDSLIFEARELLERVQKINPSNKKYSAYMSILNKLAPPA; encoded by the coding sequence ATGGCAATTTTATTGAAACAGGCGACCGCGCTGGTCATCGACGATTTCCAGAGCATGCGCTCCATGCTGGTGGGTTTCCTCAAGGCGATGGAAGTGGCCAGCATAGACAGTGCCGCGCATGCGAAAGAAGCCCTCGGGCTGCTGGCGACGAAAAAATACGACATCGTGATCTGCGACTACAGCCTCGGGCAGGGGCAAAACGGGCAGCAGATCCTGGAAGAGGCCAAGCACAAGAACTACATCGGTTATTCCACCATCTGGGTGATGGTCACCGCGGAAAAGACCATGGACATGTTCATGGGCGCGGCGGAAACCAGGCCCGACGACTACCTGCTGAAGCCGATCACCGAGGCCATGCTCGAAGCGCGGCTCAACAAGCTGATCGAAAAGAAGCGCTCGCTTGAGCCTGTCGAAAAGGCCGTCAAATCGAAGGACTACCAGCGCGCGATCGCCTTGTGCGACGAACTGCTCAAGAAACACACGACAGGCACCCAGGAGATCCAGCGCATCAAGAGCGATCTGCTGATCACGACCGGGGATTTCTCCGCCGCCAAGGCCTACTTCGAGAGCATCCTCGCCGTGCGCAGCATGCCCTGGGCGAAGACCGGCTTGGGCAAGGTACATTTCCTGGCCAAGGATTTCGCCCGGGCCAAGGAAATATTCCAGGAGGTGCTCGAGGAGAACAAGATGTACCTCGAAGCCGCGGACTGGCTATCGAAGACCCTCGATGCCATGGGGGACCTGGAGCAGGCGCAGAATGTGCTGTCCAAGGCCATGGAGCTTTCCCCCAATGCGGTCGCCCGGCAAAAGAACCTGGCGGATGCGGCATACAAGAACGGTGATCTCGATCTGGCGCAGGCCTCGTACGAAAAGGCGATCAAGATCGGCCAGTATTCGGTATACAAGAGCTCGAGCACCTACGCGGGACTGGCCAAGGTGCTGACCGCAAAGGATGATCCAGAAGAGGCGTTGAAGGTGCTGGATCGCACGCGGGAAGAATTCAAGGGCGATCCCGAGGCCGCACTGCAAACAGCGGTGATCGAGGGCATGGCCTACCAGAAGATGGGGGATCCGGAAAGGGCTGGGGAGGCGCTTGCGGCGGCAGAGGAACTGATGCGCAGTCAGCCTGCAGGTGTCAGCGCGGCCACCACGATGGACATGGCGAACGCCCTGTTCAAGCTCGGGAAGAAAGACGAGGCCTGCAGCCTGCTCGAGAACGTGGTCAAGAACAACCATGAGAACGCCGGCATCATCAAGATGGTCGCGGCCGCATTCGAGGATGCGGGCATGGGCGAGGAAGGCGGCGAGCTGATCAGGAAATCCTCTCAGGAAGTCGTCAATATCAACAACCAGGGCGTGATCCTTGCGAACGAAGGGAAGTTCGAGGAAGGCATCAAGCTCATGCGCCAGGCGCTGCAGAACCTTCCGAACAACGACCTCATGCTCACGAACCTGTGCGGCATGATGATCGGGCTGATGTCGAAGAAGGGCAAGGATGACAGCCTGATATTCGAGGCCAGGGAGCTGCTCGAGCGGGTGCAGAAGATCAATCCGTCCAACAAGAAATACAGTGCTTACATGAGCATCCTGAACAAGCTGGCCCCGCCGGCTTGA
- the murI gene encoding glutamate racemase: MRSSGAIGVFDSGVGGLSVLHHIRQTLPNERLIYVADSGHVPYGDKSPDYIEQRSLALTRFLISQGADAIVIACNTATAAAAATLRSRFSIPIVAMEPAVKPAVAATRSGVVGVLATIGTLESARFAALLEKYAGEVEIVTRGCPGLVEQVERGDLGGPETRALVERYTAPLLSRGADTLILGCTHYPFLAPLIREVVGANITLIDTGEAVARHLQRRIQSELPAHDPGGAAAQFWTSGDAAQASRIMSALWGEPVITQRLPQEFL, from the coding sequence ATGCGTTCTTCGGGAGCGATCGGCGTCTTCGATTCCGGTGTGGGCGGACTCTCCGTCCTGCACCATATCCGCCAGACGCTCCCGAACGAACGCCTGATCTACGTGGCCGATTCCGGCCACGTGCCCTACGGCGACAAATCCCCCGATTACATCGAACAGCGCTCGCTCGCACTGACCCGCTTTTTAATCTCCCAAGGTGCGGATGCCATCGTCATCGCCTGCAATACCGCCACGGCAGCAGCAGCGGCGACCCTGCGCAGCCGCTTCAGCATCCCCATCGTGGCGATGGAGCCGGCCGTCAAACCCGCCGTCGCCGCCACTCGCAGCGGTGTGGTCGGCGTGCTGGCCACCATCGGCACGCTGGAAAGCGCCCGCTTCGCCGCCCTGCTGGAGAAATACGCGGGTGAGGTCGAGATCGTCACCCGGGGCTGCCCCGGCCTGGTCGAGCAGGTCGAGCGCGGCGACCTCGGTGGCCCGGAGACCCGCGCGCTGGTCGAACGCTATACCGCGCCGCTGCTGTCACGCGGCGCCGATACCCTGATCCTCGGCTGCACCCACTACCCCTTCCTCGCCCCGCTGATCCGAGAGGTGGTGGGCGCCAACATTACGCTAATAGATACCGGAGAGGCGGTCGCACGGCACCTGCAGCGCCGTATCCAGAGCGAACTGCCCGCGCATGACCCCGGGGGCGCCGCCGCGCAGTTCTGGACCAGCGGCGATGCAGCGCAGGCCTCACGCATCATGTCGGCATTGTGGGGCGAGCCAGTCATCACACAGCGGCTGCCCCAGGAGTTTCTGTAA
- a CDS encoding ABC-F family ATPase, with product MLSTANITMQFGAKPLFENVSVKFGDGNRYGLIGANGCGKSTFMKILGRDLEQTSGEVMLDKGERLGKLRQDQFAYEDMRVLDVVMMGHGEMWEAMSERDAIYANPDATEEDYMRAADLEAAFAEYDGYTAEPRAGELLLGVGIPIELHNGPMREVAPGFKLRVLLAQALFSNPDILLLDEPTNNLDINTIRWLEDVLNARNCTMVIISHDRHFLNSVCTHMADLDYGKITIYPGNYDEYMMASAQAREQQAADNAKAKEKVAELKAFVARFSANASKAKQATSRARQIDKIKIEDIKPSSRQYPFIRFEYDEREKLHRTAVEVQHMVKGFDRMLFSNVNFRIDAGEKVAIIGPNGIGKTTLLRCLAGDLEPDTGTIKWADKAKLGYYAQDHAHEFAEDKIMTEWMTDWRGPNDDDQVVRGTLGRLLFSGDDAKKRVKVLSGGEKGRMLFGKLMLQRPNVLLMDEPTNHMDMESIESLNTALLEFKGTLVFVSHDREFVSSLATRIIEISAKGVNDYHGTYEEFLRDQMAD from the coding sequence ATGTTATCCACCGCAAACATCACCATGCAGTTCGGGGCTAAACCCCTGTTTGAAAACGTTTCCGTCAAGTTCGGCGACGGCAACCGCTACGGCCTGATCGGCGCGAACGGCTGCGGCAAATCCACTTTCATGAAGATCCTCGGGCGCGACCTGGAGCAGACCTCGGGCGAGGTCATGCTGGACAAGGGCGAACGCCTCGGCAAGCTGCGCCAGGACCAGTTCGCCTATGAGGACATGCGCGTGCTGGATGTGGTGATGATGGGACACGGGGAGATGTGGGAAGCGATGTCCGAACGCGACGCGATCTACGCCAATCCGGACGCGACCGAAGAAGACTACATGCGCGCCGCCGACCTGGAGGCCGCATTCGCCGAATACGACGGCTACACCGCCGAACCGCGCGCGGGCGAACTGCTGCTGGGCGTGGGCATTCCCATCGAGCTGCACAATGGACCGATGCGCGAAGTGGCGCCGGGCTTCAAGCTGCGCGTGCTGCTGGCGCAGGCACTGTTCTCCAACCCGGACATCCTGCTGCTGGACGAACCGACCAACAATCTGGACATCAACACCATCCGCTGGCTGGAAGACGTGCTCAACGCGCGTAACTGCACCATGGTCATCATCTCGCACGACCGCCACTTCCTGAACAGCGTGTGCACCCACATGGCCGACCTGGACTACGGCAAGATCACCATCTATCCGGGCAATTACGACGAATACATGATGGCCTCCGCGCAGGCGCGCGAGCAGCAAGCCGCGGACAATGCCAAGGCGAAAGAAAAGGTCGCCGAGCTGAAGGCCTTCGTGGCACGCTTTTCGGCCAACGCCTCCAAGGCCAAGCAAGCCACCTCGCGCGCGCGCCAGATCGACAAGATCAAGATCGAGGACATCAAGCCCTCCAGCCGCCAGTATCCCTTCATCCGCTTCGAATACGACGAACGCGAAAAGCTGCACCGCACCGCGGTGGAAGTACAGCATATGGTCAAGGGCTTCGACCGCATGCTGTTCTCCAACGTGAACTTCCGCATCGACGCGGGCGAAAAGGTCGCCATCATCGGACCGAACGGCATCGGCAAGACCACGCTGCTGCGCTGCCTCGCGGGCGACCTCGAACCCGACACCGGCACCATCAAGTGGGCGGACAAGGCCAAGCTCGGCTACTACGCGCAGGACCATGCGCACGAGTTCGCCGAGGACAAGATCATGACCGAGTGGATGACCGACTGGCGCGGCCCGAACGACGACGACCAGGTGGTGCGCGGCACGCTGGGGCGTTTGCTGTTCTCCGGCGACGATGCCAAGAAACGCGTGAAGGTGCTGTCCGGCGGAGAGAAGGGCCGCATGCTGTTCGGCAAGCTGATGCTGCAACGCCCCAACGTGCTGCTGATGGACGAGCCGACCAACCACATGGACATGGAATCCATCGAGTCGCTCAACACCGCGCTGCTGGAATTCAAGGGCACGCTGGTGTTCGTCAGCCATGACCGCGAGTTCGTTTCCTCGCTGGCCACGCGCATCATCGAGATCTCGGCCAAGGGCGTGAACGACTACCACGGCACATACGAAGAGTTCCTGCGCGACCAGATGGCGGACTAA
- a CDS encoding diguanylate cyclase domain-containing protein has translation MAKQRSPGYPVLIIGAGRGGSALLEMFLEDSLVRVVAIADTNPDAPGIRLAKKIGIPTYTDAAEALQACKSYPDCIVYNLSHDDSIADKASRIFGEKRVASGPEVMLFWQMVTNLKQIKGELEKSQNQLQAIIHNAMDGIITINETGEIQGFNPAAEQIFGYSQQEILGKRVNTLMPDPTRNAHDDHMRRYLQTGETKIMGVSGREVVAVRKNGEQFPMEVSISEMVLGGQKYFVGIVRDITERKLAEQKIAHLAHYDYLTDLPNRALFLNCLEHSMLLAKRNRYKTAVLFLDLDGFKQVNDTLGHDVGDLLLQAVSKRLKDTIRESDTVARVGGDEFTFVLNNVESTEGAALVARKIIAALAEPLDLKGQRCHVGGSIGISMFPDNADNLEKLIRQADEAMYLAKQSGKNTHRFYLDVLQKQPAE, from the coding sequence ATGGCAAAACAAAGGAGCCCGGGATACCCCGTACTGATCATCGGCGCCGGACGCGGAGGCTCGGCCCTGCTCGAAATGTTCCTGGAAGACAGCCTGGTCAGGGTTGTAGCCATTGCCGATACGAACCCGGACGCACCCGGAATCCGGTTGGCAAAAAAAATCGGCATACCGACCTATACCGATGCCGCCGAGGCTTTGCAGGCGTGCAAGAGCTACCCGGATTGCATCGTGTACAACTTGTCGCATGACGATTCGATCGCCGACAAGGCAAGCCGGATATTCGGCGAAAAAAGGGTGGCCAGCGGCCCCGAGGTCATGCTGTTCTGGCAGATGGTGACGAACCTCAAGCAGATCAAGGGCGAGCTCGAAAAAAGCCAGAATCAGCTGCAGGCCATCATCCACAACGCGATGGACGGCATCATCACCATCAATGAAACCGGGGAGATCCAGGGATTCAATCCCGCCGCCGAACAGATCTTCGGTTATTCGCAGCAGGAGATATTGGGCAAGCGCGTGAACACGCTGATGCCCGATCCGACGCGCAACGCCCACGACGACCACATGCGGCGTTATCTCCAAACCGGCGAGACCAAGATCATGGGGGTCAGCGGACGCGAGGTGGTCGCCGTGCGGAAGAACGGCGAACAATTTCCCATGGAAGTCTCCATCTCGGAGATGGTGCTGGGCGGGCAGAAATACTTCGTCGGCATCGTCCGGGACATCACGGAACGCAAACTGGCCGAACAAAAGATTGCGCACCTGGCGCATTACGATTATCTGACCGATCTGCCGAACCGGGCGCTGTTCCTGAATTGCCTTGAGCACTCGATGCTCCTGGCCAAGCGCAACCGCTACAAGACCGCGGTCCTGTTCCTCGATCTGGATGGATTCAAACAGGTCAACGACACGCTGGGGCACGATGTGGGAGACTTGTTGCTGCAGGCCGTTTCCAAGCGACTGAAGGACACCATCCGGGAATCGGATACGGTGGCGCGGGTGGGCGGCGATGAATTCACCTTTGTGTTGAATAATGTCGAATCGACCGAAGGCGCTGCGCTGGTGGCAAGAAAAATAATCGCCGCGCTGGCGGAACCCCTGGACTTGAAGGGCCAGCGATGCCATGTGGGAGGCAGCATCGGCATCTCCATGTTCCCTGATAACGCTGACAATCTTGAGAAACTCATCAGACAAGCCGATGAAGCCATGTACCTGGCCAAACAAAGCGGCAAGAACACCCACAGATTCTATCTGGACGTGCTGCAAAAACAGCCCGCCGAATAA
- a CDS encoding PTS sugar transporter subunit IIA has translation MVGILVVAHNALGESLVDCVKHVLGEVPHNLKVLSVYAEDDPQKKLEEGQALIKQLDSGGGVLVLADIFGATPSNVGRQLCHAERVMGVAGVNLPMLLRVVCYPNKTMPELARIALEGGRECIVYMKD, from the coding sequence GTGGTCGGAATTCTGGTGGTGGCGCACAACGCGCTGGGCGAGAGCCTGGTTGACTGCGTCAAACATGTGCTGGGCGAGGTGCCGCACAATCTCAAGGTGTTGTCGGTCTACGCCGAGGACGATCCGCAAAAGAAGCTGGAAGAAGGCCAGGCGCTCATCAAACAGCTCGACAGCGGCGGCGGCGTGCTGGTCCTGGCGGACATTTTCGGCGCCACGCCGAGCAACGTCGGCCGGCAGTTGTGCCATGCCGAGCGCGTGATGGGGGTGGCCGGGGTGAACCTGCCCATGCTGCTGCGCGTGGTGTGCTATCCCAACAAGACCATGCCGGAACTGGCGCGCATCGCCCTCGAAGGCGGCCGCGAATGTATCGTTTACATGAAGGATTAG
- the gshA gene encoding glutamate--cysteine ligase: MVPHLTTALTGPLRDLECTFLNAQPVIEHWFRTKWLEHTPPFYASVDLRNSGFKLAPVDTNLFPGGFNNLNPDFLPLCVLAMQSAVEKICPEARGVLLIPENHTRNQFYLQNVAQLVTIIKQAGMRVRVGSLLPEITQATEIALPNGGSLTLEPLVRIGNRLTVEGFDPCVVLLNNDLSAGVPPILQNLEQSVFPPLSAGWYARRKSSHFAAYDRVANEFAALLGIDPWLINPYHAVCHQINFQERVGEECLAAQVDGVLQKMRAKYAEYGVKHDPFIIAKADAGTYGMGIMTVKDASEITGLNRRQRNKMAVIKEGLQVHDVLVQEGVYTFEHINDAVAEPVVYMIDRYVVGGFYRVHTGRGVDENLNAPGMSFEPLAFETCCTLPNPACNPDDMPNRFYAYGVVARLALLAASLELEQTE; the protein is encoded by the coding sequence ATGGTTCCTCATCTCACCACCGCACTCACCGGCCCCCTGCGCGATCTGGAATGCACTTTCCTCAACGCGCAGCCGGTCATCGAACACTGGTTCCGGACCAAGTGGCTTGAGCACACGCCGCCGTTCTATGCCTCGGTGGATCTGCGCAACAGCGGCTTCAAGCTCGCGCCCGTGGACACCAACCTGTTTCCCGGTGGCTTCAACAACCTGAATCCCGATTTCCTGCCGCTGTGCGTGCTGGCGATGCAGAGCGCGGTGGAGAAGATCTGCCCGGAAGCGCGCGGCGTGCTGCTGATCCCCGAGAATCACACGCGCAACCAGTTCTACCTGCAGAACGTCGCTCAGCTCGTCACCATCATCAAACAGGCCGGCATGCGCGTGCGCGTCGGCAGCCTGTTGCCGGAGATCACGCAGGCGACGGAGATCGCCCTGCCCAATGGCGGCTCGCTGACGCTGGAGCCCTTGGTGCGCATCGGCAACCGCCTGACGGTGGAAGGCTTCGACCCCTGCGTGGTGCTGCTCAACAACGACCTGTCGGCCGGCGTGCCGCCCATCCTGCAGAACCTCGAGCAATCGGTATTCCCGCCTCTGTCGGCGGGCTGGTATGCGCGGCGCAAGTCCAGCCACTTCGCGGCCTACGATCGTGTGGCCAACGAATTCGCCGCCCTGCTCGGCATCGACCCGTGGCTCATCAATCCCTATCACGCGGTCTGCCACCAGATCAATTTCCAGGAACGGGTGGGCGAGGAGTGCCTCGCCGCGCAGGTAGACGGAGTGCTGCAGAAGATGCGCGCGAAATATGCGGAGTACGGCGTGAAGCACGATCCCTTCATCATCGCCAAGGCCGATGCGGGCACCTACGGCATGGGCATCATGACGGTGAAGGACGCCAGCGAGATCACCGGCCTGAACCGCCGGCAGCGCAACAAGATGGCCGTGATCAAGGAAGGCCTGCAGGTGCACGACGTACTGGTGCAGGAGGGCGTGTACACCTTCGAGCACATCAACGACGCCGTGGCCGAACCGGTGGTGTACATGATCGACCGCTACGTGGTCGGTGGCTTCTACCGCGTGCACACCGGCCGCGGTGTGGACGAGAACCTCAATGCGCCGGGGATGTCCTTCGAGCCGCTGGCGTTCGAGACCTGCTGTACCCTGCCTAATCCCGCCTGCAACCCGGACGACATGCCTAACCGCTTCTACGCCTACGGCGTGGTGGCGCGCCTCGCATTGCTGGCCGCGTCGCTGGAGCTGGAGCAAACCGAGTGA
- the purU gene encoding formyltetrahydrofolate deformylase, which yields MTIRRYTLTISCPDRTGIIAAVSGFIAQHGGFIVEASYHTEQEAQRFFMRQEIRADSLPFDAAEFHRRFSALSDEFNMDWQLSDSALKKRLVVLVSKQDHCLDDLLHRWRSGELQVDIPCVISNHEDLRSFVEWHGIPFIHVDMANKEAAFQRISALFEEYRGDAMVLARFMQILPPWLCQRYPGRVINIHHSFLPSFVGAKPYHQAYQRGVKLIGATCHYVTDELDAGPIIEQDTVRIDHGDTVDDLVRYGRDIEKTVLSRGLRYHVEDRVLVCGNKTIVFR from the coding sequence ATGACCATCCGCCGCTATACCCTGACCATCTCCTGCCCGGACCGGACGGGAATCATCGCGGCAGTAAGCGGCTTCATCGCCCAGCACGGCGGGTTCATCGTCGAGGCAAGCTATCACACCGAGCAGGAAGCGCAGCGTTTCTTCATGCGCCAGGAGATACGCGCCGACTCGCTGCCGTTCGATGCGGCAGAATTCCACCGCCGTTTCTCTGCACTGTCGGACGAATTCAACATGGACTGGCAGCTTTCCGACTCGGCGTTAAAGAAGCGCCTGGTGGTGCTGGTAAGCAAACAGGACCATTGCCTGGACGACTTGCTGCACCGCTGGCGCAGCGGCGAGCTGCAGGTGGACATCCCCTGCGTGATCTCCAACCACGAGGACCTGCGCAGCTTCGTCGAGTGGCACGGCATCCCGTTCATCCATGTGGACATGGCGAATAAAGAGGCGGCGTTCCAGCGCATCTCGGCGCTGTTCGAGGAATATCGCGGCGATGCAATGGTACTGGCGCGCTTCATGCAGATATTGCCGCCCTGGCTGTGCCAGCGCTATCCGGGACGAGTCATCAACATCCACCACAGTTTCCTGCCCTCCTTCGTCGGAGCAAAGCCGTATCACCAGGCCTATCAGCGAGGGGTAAAGCTCATCGGCGCGACCTGCCATTACGTGACCGACGAACTGGATGCAGGGCCGATCATCGAACAGGACACGGTGCGCATCGACCACGGCGACACGGTGGACGATCTGGTGCGCTACGGGCGCGACATCGAGAAGACCGTGCTGTCGCGCGGCCTGCGCTACCATGTGGAAGACCGCGTGCTGGTGTGCGGCAACAAGACCATCGTGTTCCGTTAA
- a CDS encoding sensor histidine kinase translates to MNQEDIDFSDFIASSIHDMKNSLNIQIGFLEELMGECRNKVDGSMLGQLGHTIYEANRMNVNLIQILSLYKLGKSIYPMDIAEQSVKEVLDEVVLQNQSIMGFKGITVSVACDEDCYWYFDRDLVTGVLVNALNNAYNYTTDKIRVVAQVRDGMLEMRVEDNGRGYPKSLLQENVASNKGVSFSSGSTGLGFYFSSRVAGMHKNGGKQGALSIENGGAYGGGCFVLTLP, encoded by the coding sequence ATGAATCAGGAAGACATCGATTTCTCCGACTTTATCGCTTCGTCGATACACGACATGAAGAACTCCCTGAATATCCAGATCGGATTTCTTGAGGAATTGATGGGCGAATGCCGGAACAAGGTCGACGGGTCGATGCTGGGCCAGCTCGGACACACGATCTACGAGGCCAACCGGATGAACGTGAACCTGATCCAGATCCTGAGCCTCTACAAGCTGGGGAAATCCATCTATCCGATGGATATCGCGGAGCAATCGGTCAAGGAAGTGCTGGATGAGGTGGTGCTGCAGAACCAGTCCATCATGGGCTTCAAGGGGATAACCGTCTCGGTGGCGTGCGACGAGGATTGCTACTGGTATTTCGACCGGGATCTGGTGACCGGCGTCCTGGTCAACGCGCTCAACAATGCCTACAACTACACCACCGACAAGATTCGCGTCGTGGCACAAGTCCGCGACGGTATGCTGGAAATGCGCGTGGAAGACAACGGCAGGGGCTACCCGAAAAGCCTGTTGCAGGAGAACGTCGCGTCGAACAAGGGCGTCAGTTTTTCCAGCGGCAGCACCGGCTTGGGTTTCTATTTCTCTTCACGGGTGGCCGGGATGCACAAGAATGGCGGGAAGCAGGGAGCGCTGTCCATCGAGAACGGGGGCGCCTACGGCGGCGGATGCTTCGTGCTGACGCTGCCATAG
- the motB gene encoding flagellar motor protein MotB gives MAISRTTKSKPLKRPVIVKRIRRRVRARQHGAWKIAYADFVTALLAFFLLMWLTSSVPASELKGVSDYFKTPLSLVLSEGQNNKTNRSVIIGGEGPNPMMKTGMVRDGDIPAPDQRVDPQVARKALHREELQRLELLKRQLEQAIEADLQLSQYKNQLLIDLTTEGLRVQIVDEQNRPMFEKGSAVLQPYTTEILHAIGKILNEVPNKIGLSGHTDATPYQGGSKGYSNWELSADRANASRRELVLGGMDQAKILRVVGLSDSALFNPDDPYDAKNRRISIIVMNREAEEAASTDGGQ, from the coding sequence ATGGCAATTTCGCGCACCACTAAAAGCAAGCCGCTCAAGCGCCCGGTCATCGTCAAGAGGATACGGCGGAGGGTGCGTGCCCGGCAGCACGGCGCATGGAAGATAGCCTATGCGGACTTCGTGACGGCACTGTTGGCGTTCTTCCTGCTGATGTGGCTGACGTCTTCGGTGCCGGCCTCCGAGCTGAAAGGCGTTTCCGACTATTTCAAAACGCCCCTGTCCCTGGTGTTGAGCGAGGGACAGAACAACAAGACCAATCGCAGCGTGATCATCGGCGGTGAGGGCCCGAATCCGATGATGAAGACCGGGATGGTCAGGGACGGCGATATTCCCGCGCCCGACCAGAGGGTCGATCCGCAGGTCGCCAGGAAAGCGCTGCACCGCGAGGAGTTGCAGCGGCTCGAATTGCTGAAACGCCAGCTCGAGCAGGCCATCGAGGCCGATCTGCAATTGAGCCAATACAAGAACCAACTGCTGATCGACCTGACCACCGAAGGCCTGCGCGTCCAGATTGTCGACGAGCAGAACCGCCCGATGTTCGAGAAGGGCAGCGCCGTCCTCCAGCCGTATACCACGGAGATCCTGCATGCGATCGGCAAGATCCTGAACGAGGTGCCCAACAAGATCGGCCTGTCAGGCCACACCGATGCCACGCCCTACCAGGGCGGCAGCAAGGGCTACAGCAACTGGGAGCTTTCTGCGGACCGGGCCAACGCCTCGCGCCGTGAGCTGGTGCTGGGCGGGATGGATCAGGCCAAGATATTGCGGGTCGTCGGCCTGTCCGACTCGGCTCTGTTCAATCCGGATGACCCGTACGATGCGAAAAACCGGCGCATCAGCATCATCGTCATGAATCGGGAGGCGGAGGAGGCGGCAAGCACCGACGGCGGACAATAG